cgccgctcacaaATTGCTTATTGTGGCGTCGACAAAAGACGCTGCTGCTCGTGCATGCGTGAATCCGTTGCAGAGGCCTTCTATTGACCACAAGCCAACATCCTCAGCACGCAACACTTTTCTAACGTTCCTTTAGAATGTTGATATTATTTATTCCATATTGGAAGTTCCATTAGAGTCCTAGTTTTTTAATCCACCCCCCTTTTTTAACCTgtcaaaaaatattcaaatgttttttttccatcctcaaccttaatcaagttatacaTCGATATTATCGTTTGCGTTTGTTGACTTGTGCGTCACGTGACCGGCTGACCACCATGTCAAAGTGGAGTCATGGGACAGGAAGGGAAGTAGATGGCTTGTTTAGAAATGAGAAGTGAATCATGCCGCAAgaatgtgagtgagtgtgtgagtgagtgtgtgtgtgaagtggtgTCTATGCGCGTGTGTTTATTCACTGTTTGCTTTGTCTGTCTGGTGACGTCGGCAGGTTCCTCCCGGCGCTTCTGACGGCCGTCCTGACCAACCACTTGGCCTGGGTGCCCACGGTCATGCCCAACGGCCAGCCGCCCATCAAGATCTTTCTGGAGAAGCACTCCTCGCCCAGTGTGGACATGCTGGCCAAGACGCACCCTTACAACCCGCTGTGGGCACAACTCGGTGAGGGACTGTTTGTAATGAGGCAAGAAACGACTAGAACGTCAGTCCAATGATAACAGAGTGATAAGTCGGAGTTATTTTTAGTTTAGAAAATAATTCCTCACAAAAACAGATGGCATAGTTTGATTCATTTAAGCTCTACAAGTTGGATGTGCTCAAGTTGGTTCATGGGGACACCAAGTGGTCAGACGAAAGAACTGCAATGCACTCAGGCACCCACATTGTCACTAAGGCCACATTGCATGTTCGCAGGTGACTTGTACGGCGCCATCGGCTCTCCCGTGCGCCTGGCCCGCACGGTGGCGGTGGGCCGCCGTCAAGACCTGGTTCAGCGCCTCCTCTACGTGCTAACGTACTTCATCCGCTGCTCGGAACTGCTGGAGACACACATGCTGGACGGCGTGGAGGACGAGGCCATCGTCATGCCCGGTTCGCTCATCACCACTTCGCTGCGCAAGGGGGAGGTGGAAGAGTCGGACTACGTGCTGGTGACCGTGCACAAGCCCGCCGGCGACTACTTGGCGGAGAAGGAGGACGAGAGCGAGGGTGACGGCGCCGACGGGAGCCAAGCGTTCCGGATTCTCCGGGATGACGCTTGCCGGACTTCGGAGGAACCCGAGGGGCCCCGCAGGGAGTCTGGCAGCCCGTTGAGCGCCGAGGTCCGGCTGGAGACGGTGCTGCCCGTGGGCTCGTGCTCCCCGAGGGAACGGGGAGCGGATGAGGGGTTGGCGAGGGACCCTGTCGGAGCGCCCCTGCTGGGCTTCCCCCCGGAGAAAAAGCCTCCGGATAAGAATTCCCCCCCTGAATCCACCATGTCGGGTCCCTTGTCGCTCATTGTGACGGAGGAGCCGGCCGCCAAAGTCACCTTCCTCATCGGGGACTCCATGTCGCCCGAGTCGGACACCGAGAGCAGGCGGAGGAAGGTGGAGGAGGACATGAAGAAGCACAGAAAGCTCCACCATCTTGCGCCCCCGCCCCAGGACGCCCCGCCGTCTTTGCAGCGGGTGTCCAGCAAACTCCCTCAGTGGAACCCCGACACTCCGGATTACACCCAATTCGACGAGTACTTCTGCTCGGAGAACCCGGTGGAGACGAGGACGATAGACGACGTAGCCAAACGGGAAGAGGCCAACTGCACCCTGGCCGCTCTTTACAAAGACCTTCTGGACCCCTCGGGGCCCGAACACCCCGCCCACAGCAGCGTGGACAACGCGAGCGACTCGTCGGACACGCAGAGGAGGTGCAGGTGCGCCTCGACGGACTCGTGCGACAAAGGACTCGCCTTGTCCGTGCCCGTCCTCCATCGGGACGGAGGCCACGGCGGTGAGGACCAAAAGTGCAAGGCGGCGCCCCTCAACGACTGGGAGATTCCGCGCAACGAGAGCTCGGACAGCGCGCTGGGAGACAGCGAGAGCGAGGAGACTGAGGACTGGCAGGAGGAGGTGATGGTGCCCTTCCCGGGGTGAGTCTGCCTGTTTGAATGCATTTTCACAATGCAAATAGTAAACCTTTCAAATAACGACCATATGCATTTGTAATTCTTTCACACCGGCAGCTCCAAACTGGTGGAGAACTACTCCAAGCCGACCATCGCCAACTTCGGCCGCTCCTTGTTTGGGGGCTACTGCCCCACCTACGTGCCAGACTTTGTACTGCACGGGATGCCCAGCGACGAAAAGCTGCGGCAGAGCCTCATGGCGGAACTCACGCATGCCGTCCAGGTAAGATACATTTTCAAACTGGGGTCCACATTTCGATAGTAATCCGAGGTCCACGTGGTACTCGGAAGGGTTTCTTAAATCCCCCAAAATGTGAAAACCCCTCGAGGGAGACGATCGATGCGATGATATCCGTCGTTGTCGTACGCAGCACCCGGTGCTGGACGAGCCCATCGCCGAGGCCGTGTGCATCGTGGCCGACACGGACAAGTGGACGGTTCAGGTGGCCAGCAGCCAGAGAAGAGCCACCGACGTGGGCAAGCTGGGCAAAGAGGTGCTGGTGTCCAGCTTGGTGTCGGCGCTGCTGCACTCCACGCAGCAACTCTACAAGTTCAACATGTCCCCCAACTTTGTATGCACATTTGCACAATACCACACTTTGTCAAGCGAGGTTTTTGACAGCCCATATTTGACTGATCTCTATCGTCCTCAGTGCATCATGCACCTGGAGGACCGCCTGCAGGAGATCTACTTCAAGAGCAAGATGCTGGCCGAGTACCTGAAGGGTCAAAAGAGAGTCCATGTCAAAGAGCTGGGGATGGTCTTGGGGTGAGCACCCAGTTTTATTCTTATATTTTGTACGGTGGAGGAACAAAGTACACTCCAAAGGAACTTAAGGAAGGAAAGACGAGAGAATTATGtatgtcatttatttatttttttcagaatCGAATCGAGCGACCTCCCGCTTCTGGCTGCCGTGGCCAGCACGCACTCTCCCTACGTGGCCCAGATCTTGCTGTGAGGACGAGGGAGCGCGTCCTGGCTTCCTTTTCCTTCTTCTGTAGACCTCAGACTGTTGCTGCTGACAGGTGCAGTACCCCATCACACCACAGGAGGGTGCTGGTGGGCAAGAAAGAAAGAGtcatgtttgaattttttttttttttttcccccctttggaCACCAAGCCAAAGACTTTACAAGTTCAGGAGTGTTAGGACCTCACTGAAAAGAAGCTAAATAATGCACCACCAGAGTGAAGCGAAATAAAACGTATATTTTGGTGAGATGTATATTTTCAGGGGGAAAATTTGTAATCTTACAGAAATATTAACCTGATGATTGTAAAGACTTCTTTGTTCTCAAATAAGCGTTC
The nucleotide sequence above comes from Syngnathus scovelli strain Florida chromosome 15, RoL_Ssco_1.2, whole genome shotgun sequence. Encoded proteins:
- the fnip1 gene encoding folliculin-interacting protein 1 isoform X2, whose translation is MPSWTIPQLEPSHIRLIVYQDCERRGRNVLFDSNAKKRGTDDAHLPGTEGQVKMFNKYCRLRPTGGSSSSLDSSSSSCASETSRETKEQGLRFQGSRCSSDVVMLGEMMFGSVAMSYKGSTLKIHQIRSPPQLMLSKVFTARTGGSVYGSLNTLQDSLEFITQDSGNTLRPDQNAAPNNLLGNIGFSQLCSPRRAFSEQGPLRLIKSASFFSGHSHPMDMPGRGLYDERDSGIARSASLSSLLITPFPSPGSSLTSSCASSYQRRWRRSQTTSLENGVFPRWSVEESFNMSDESGGQSLGSARKKKIAIGVIFTLSPNAEENSRFQDFFFSHFPLFESHMNKLKSAIEQAMKMSRRSAEPSQRALAYSRMVDGLNEFRMTICDLYSMPRVVEPVWLTMMSGVSEKNHLCSLFMREFSLLMEQASKNQFLPALLTAVLTNHLAWVPTVMPNGQPPIKIFLEKHSSPSVDMLAKTHPYNPLWAQLGDLYGAIGSPVRLARTVAVGRRQDLVQRLLYVLTYFIRCSELLETHMLDGVEDEAIVMPGSLITTSLRKGEVEESDYVLVTVHKPAGDYLAEKEDESEGDGADGSQAFRILRDDACRTSEEPEGPRRESGSPLSAEVRLETVLPVGSCSPRERGADEGLARDPVGAPLLGFPPEKKPPDKNSPPESTMSGPLSLIVTEEPAAKVTFLIGDSMSPESDTESRRRKVEEDMKKHRKLHHLAPPPQDAPPSLQRVSSKLPQWNPDTPDYTQFDEYFCSENPVETRTIDDVAKREEANCTLAALYKDLLDPSGPEHPAHSSVDNASDSSDTQRRCRCASTDSCDKGLALSVPVLHRDGGHGGEDQKCKAAPLNDWEIPRNESSDSALGDSESEETEDWQEEVMVPFPGSKLVENYSKPTIANFGRSLFGGYCPTYVPDFVLHGMPSDEKLRQSLMAELTHAVQHPVLDEPIAEAVCIVADTDKWTVQVASSQRRATDVGKLGKEVLVSSLVSALLHSTQQLYKFNMSPNFCIMHLEDRLQEIYFKSKMLAEYLKGQKRVHVKELGMVLGIESSDLPLLAAVASTHSPYVAQILL
- the fnip1 gene encoding folliculin-interacting protein 1 isoform X3, producing the protein MPPTLFQKLFNKKSASSSQRCNKEEPAFSWTIPQLEPSHIRLIVYQDCERRGRNVLFDSNAKKRGTDDAHLPGTEGQVKMFNKYCRLRPTGGSSSSLDSSSSSCASETSRETKEQGLRFQGSRCSSDVVMLGEMMFGSVAMSYKGSTLKIHQIRSPPQLMLSKVFTARTGGSVYGSLNTLQDSLEFITQDSGNTLRPDQNAAPNNLLGNIGHSHPMDMPGRGLYDERDSGIARSASLSSLLITPFPSPGSSLTSSCASSYQRRWRRSQTTSLENGVFPRWSVEESFNMSDESGGQSLGSARKKKIAIGVIFTLSPNAEENSRFQDFFFSHFPLFESHMNKLKSAIEQAMKMSRRSAEPSQRALAYSRMVDGLNEFRMTICDLYSMPRVVEPVWLTMMSGVSEKNHLCSLFMREFSLLMEQASKNQFLPALLTAVLTNHLAWVPTVMPNGQPPIKIFLEKHSSPSVDMLAKTHPYNPLWAQLGDLYGAIGSPVRLARTVAVGRRQDLVQRLLYVLTYFIRCSELLETHMLDGVEDEAIVMPGSLITTSLRKGEVEESDYVLVTVHKPAGDYLAEKEDESEGDGADGSQAFRILRDDACRTSEEPEGPRRESGSPLSAEVRLETVLPVGSCSPRERGADEGLARDPVGAPLLGFPPEKKPPDKNSPPESTMSGPLSLIVTEEPAAKVTFLIGDSMSPESDTESRRRKVEEDMKKHRKLHHLAPPPQDAPPSLQRVSSKLPQWNPDTPDYTQFDEYFCSENPVETRTIDDVAKREEANCTLAALYKDLLDPSGPEHPAHSSVDNASDSSDTQRRCRCASTDSCDKGLALSVPVLHRDGGHGGEDQKCKAAPLNDWEIPRNESSDSALGDSESEETEDWQEEVMVPFPGSKLVENYSKPTIANFGRSLFGGYCPTYVPDFVLHGMPSDEKLRQSLMAELTHAVQHPVLDEPIAEAVCIVADTDKWTVQVASSQRRATDVGKLGKEVLVSSLVSALLHSTQQLYKFNMSPNFCIMHLEDRLQEIYFKSKMLAEYLKGQKRVHVKELGMVLGIESSDLPLLAAVASTHSPYVAQILL
- the fnip1 gene encoding folliculin-interacting protein 1 isoform X1, whose product is MPPTLFQKLFNKKSASSSQRCNKEEPAFSWTIPQLEPSHIRLIVYQDCERRGRNVLFDSNAKKRGTDDAHLPGTEGQVKMFNKYCRLRPTGGSSSSLDSSSSSCASETSRETKEQGLRFQGSRCSSDVVMLGEMMFGSVAMSYKGSTLKIHQIRSPPQLMLSKVFTARTGGSVYGSLNTLQDSLEFITQDSGNTLRPDQNAAPNNLLGNIGFSQLCSPRRAFSEQGPLRLIKSASFFSGHSHPMDMPGRGLYDERDSGIARSASLSSLLITPFPSPGSSLTSSCASSYQRRWRRSQTTSLENGVFPRWSVEESFNMSDESGGQSLGSARKKKIAIGVIFTLSPNAEENSRFQDFFFSHFPLFESHMNKLKSAIEQAMKMSRRSAEPSQRALAYSRMVDGLNEFRMTICDLYSMPRVVEPVWLTMMSGVSEKNHLCSLFMREFSLLMEQASKNQFLPALLTAVLTNHLAWVPTVMPNGQPPIKIFLEKHSSPSVDMLAKTHPYNPLWAQLGDLYGAIGSPVRLARTVAVGRRQDLVQRLLYVLTYFIRCSELLETHMLDGVEDEAIVMPGSLITTSLRKGEVEESDYVLVTVHKPAGDYLAEKEDESEGDGADGSQAFRILRDDACRTSEEPEGPRRESGSPLSAEVRLETVLPVGSCSPRERGADEGLARDPVGAPLLGFPPEKKPPDKNSPPESTMSGPLSLIVTEEPAAKVTFLIGDSMSPESDTESRRRKVEEDMKKHRKLHHLAPPPQDAPPSLQRVSSKLPQWNPDTPDYTQFDEYFCSENPVETRTIDDVAKREEANCTLAALYKDLLDPSGPEHPAHSSVDNASDSSDTQRRCRCASTDSCDKGLALSVPVLHRDGGHGGEDQKCKAAPLNDWEIPRNESSDSALGDSESEETEDWQEEVMVPFPGSKLVENYSKPTIANFGRSLFGGYCPTYVPDFVLHGMPSDEKLRQSLMAELTHAVQHPVLDEPIAEAVCIVADTDKWTVQVASSQRRATDVGKLGKEVLVSSLVSALLHSTQQLYKFNMSPNFCIMHLEDRLQEIYFKSKMLAEYLKGQKRVHVKELGMVLGIESSDLPLLAAVASTHSPYVAQILL